The Opitutaceae bacterium genome has a window encoding:
- a CDS encoding polyprenyl synthetase family protein has product MLASDKASQTTVRPEDLSALFANLEPHFSGLDRFMAGQVSQFEPEIRELVSYCLQSGGKRIRPALVFLAGWQCPDEAFPDLIQLAAVIEMVHLATLVHDDIMDEASLRRNRSTAAKRFGPHTSVLLGDALFAHAVQMATGFPTTMVCRQVSLSTRKVCAGEIMQTLEQRHGRPTLEAYHRVIDLKTAELFHLSCHLGATLAHSSPGFAEAAGCFGRHLGVAYQVYDDLADFFGTETRIGKTLGTDFAQGKCTLPLLVLLDRLDQSDAQTLLKELRGNENSHFGRRVAQMDELGVFEEVSHTIRNEIHAAEVLLQPFKRLPAARELLRFSGILRVQLDSLRSE; this is encoded by the coding sequence ATGCTCGCCAGTGACAAGGCAAGTCAAACGACAGTCCGACCCGAAGACCTGAGTGCTCTCTTCGCCAATCTTGAGCCTCATTTCTCCGGGCTTGACCGTTTCATGGCCGGACAAGTGTCCCAATTTGAGCCGGAGATCCGTGAACTGGTCAGTTACTGCCTGCAAAGCGGCGGCAAGCGGATCCGGCCGGCCCTTGTGTTCCTCGCCGGATGGCAGTGCCCGGATGAGGCCTTCCCCGATTTGATCCAGCTGGCGGCCGTCATCGAGATGGTCCACCTCGCCACACTCGTCCACGACGATATCATGGACGAAGCAAGCCTGCGCCGCAACCGCTCAACCGCAGCCAAGCGTTTCGGCCCCCATACCTCCGTCCTGCTGGGAGACGCCCTCTTCGCGCATGCCGTCCAGATGGCAACCGGCTTTCCGACCACGATGGTCTGCCGCCAGGTCTCTCTTTCGACCCGGAAGGTTTGTGCGGGCGAGATCATGCAGACGCTCGAACAGCGGCACGGCCGCCCGACGCTCGAGGCCTATCACCGCGTCATTGACCTCAAGACCGCGGAGCTATTCCACCTGTCCTGTCACCTCGGCGCCACCCTTGCCCACTCCTCCCCCGGCTTTGCCGAGGCCGCCGGATGCTTCGGACGTCATCTGGGCGTCGCCTACCAGGTTTATGACGACCTCGCTGACTTCTTCGGGACGGAAACCCGCATCGGGAAGACTCTCGGAACTGATTTCGCCCAGGGCAAATGTACTCTTCCCCTCCTGGTTCTTCTCGATCGGCTCGATCAATCGGATGCCCAAACACTGCTCAAGGAATTGAGGGGAAACGAGAACAGCCATTTTGGAAGACGCGTCGCACAAATGGATGAACTCGGTGTCTTTGAGGAGGTGAGCCATACCATCCGCAACGAAATTCATGCGGCCGAAGTCCTCCTCCAGCCGTTCAAACGCCTTCCCGCCGCAAGAGAGCTCCTTCGCTTTTCGGGTATTCTCCGGGTTCAACTGGACTCATTGCGCTCCGAATAG
- a CDS encoding Gfo/Idh/MocA family oxidoreductase has translation MIRLGLVGCGVIGRKHLEAARALDGACVAAVADLDETLARDAAAAFAVDRFTTRADELIEDPAIDGIILAVPTGVRAALARRVLEQGKHLLLEKPVAMNAGEVRELLALQGDRIAACCSCRFRFIRTAPLVQEALRNGRIGRLRTIRVQALFPPAPTRPENPPPWRLIRRLNGGGILVNWGSYDLDFVLGVLGWSFSPETACARTFGVPAPWAGWIAPGSDAETHVIAQIHGANGTVLDYERAEFHPGRRVFDWSFSGDQGTLTVRIGDKDIEVSLVTANADGTLKTEIIGEEPVDHAAMHAGPVTDFVNSIRNGCPPMTPLNHALTAARITDSIYASAARGGLEQPVH, from the coding sequence ATGATACGGCTTGGCTTGGTCGGATGCGGGGTAATCGGTCGCAAGCACCTGGAAGCGGCCCGTGCCCTCGACGGTGCCTGTGTGGCCGCCGTGGCCGATCTCGACGAGACGCTCGCCCGCGACGCAGCCGCGGCATTTGCCGTCGACCGCTTCACCACCCGAGCTGATGAACTGATTGAAGATCCGGCCATCGACGGTATCATCCTGGCCGTGCCCACCGGGGTTCGCGCCGCCCTCGCCCGCCGCGTCCTCGAACAGGGCAAGCATCTCCTCCTGGAGAAGCCGGTCGCCATGAATGCCGGGGAGGTCCGGGAACTGCTCGCCCTCCAGGGGGACCGGATCGCCGCCTGTTGCTCGTGCCGATTCCGTTTCATCCGAACGGCTCCCCTGGTGCAGGAGGCCCTGCGAAACGGCCGGATCGGCCGACTCCGCACCATCCGGGTTCAGGCCCTCTTTCCGCCAGCCCCCACTCGACCGGAAAATCCGCCGCCGTGGCGGCTGATCCGCCGATTGAACGGTGGCGGCATCCTCGTCAATTGGGGTTCCTACGACCTTGATTTCGTCCTCGGGGTCCTCGGATGGTCCTTCAGCCCGGAAACCGCATGTGCCCGGACCTTCGGCGTGCCCGCGCCATGGGCCGGGTGGATTGCCCCGGGGTCCGATGCCGAGACTCATGTCATCGCCCAGATCCATGGCGCAAATGGCACGGTTCTCGATTACGAGCGGGCCGAGTTTCATCCGGGACGGCGGGTCTTCGACTGGTCCTTCAGCGGAGATCAGGGCACCCTGACCGTCCGCATCGGCGACAAGGACATCGAGGTCTCGCTGGTGACGGCGAACGCCGACGGCACGCTTAAGACGGAGATCATCGGGGAGGAGCCGGTTGACCACGCGGCCATGCACGCCGGACCGGTTACCGACTTTGTGAATTCCATCCGGAACGGGTGCCCACCAATGACTCCGCTCAACCATGCTCTGACCGCCGCCCGGATCACCGATTCCATCTATGCCTCTGCCGCCCGGGGCGGACTGGAACAACCCGTTCACTGA
- a CDS encoding secondary thiamine-phosphate synthase enzyme YjbQ codes for MPVQTHEITIATRGCGTREITGDIVSILRQSGLKEGIATVFCRHTSCSLVIMENADPSARRDLEAFLERLVPENDPAYTHTAEGPDDMPSHIRMALTRTAEIIPFSAGRLLLGTWQGVFLWEHRRSPHQRSLIISLQGE; via the coding sequence ATGCCCGTCCAGACCCACGAAATCACCATCGCCACCCGCGGATGTGGAACCCGGGAAATCACCGGCGACATCGTCTCAATCCTCCGCCAATCCGGTCTCAAGGAGGGCATCGCCACCGTCTTCTGCCGCCACACCAGCTGCAGTCTGGTCATCATGGAGAACGCCGACCCATCGGCCCGGCGCGACCTGGAGGCCTTTCTCGAACGGCTCGTCCCGGAAAACGATCCGGCCTACACCCACACCGCCGAAGGGCCCGATGACATGCCCTCCCATATCCGGATGGCGCTGACCCGGACCGCGGAAATCATCCCTTTCTCCGCCGGCCGGCTTCTCCTGGGAACCTGGCAGGGCGTTTTTCTCTGGGAACACCGCAGGAGTCCCCACCAACGCAGTCTGATCATCTCGCTGCAGGGCGAGTGA
- a CDS encoding KpsF/GutQ family sugar-phosphate isomerase, translated as MPLDPASAIRRGKDCITTEALALEATARSLDHHFAEIIGALNHVLDAGRKLIFSGLGKSAHIARKCVGTFNSIGAPSCFLDPVNALHGDLGLCQEGDICLLLSNSGESEELLRLVPLIKRFGLASVAITSHPESTLAGACDHVLAYVVPREACPLSLAPTASTVAAMAIGDALAMVLLEDRGLTRDDFARFHPAGNIGRNLILRVTDVMLTGDRFPRLPDDRTVQDAILSMTKAKAGCIALTSEVDGTLNGVFTDGDFRRCAVQGGDFLNRKVSDYMTRSPVTVRDDSLVVDALRVFEVRTIDDLIVVDGENRPVGLIDGQDLPRMRLI; from the coding sequence ATGCCGCTCGATCCCGCATCCGCCATCCGCCGCGGAAAGGACTGTATTACGACCGAAGCTCTCGCTCTTGAGGCAACCGCGCGATCCCTTGATCATCACTTCGCCGAGATCATCGGCGCCCTCAACCACGTCCTGGACGCCGGACGCAAGCTGATCTTCTCCGGGCTCGGCAAATCCGCCCATATCGCACGAAAATGCGTCGGCACCTTCAACTCGATCGGGGCACCCTCCTGCTTCCTCGACCCGGTCAATGCCCTGCACGGCGACCTTGGTCTCTGTCAGGAGGGCGATATCTGCCTCCTCCTCAGCAACAGCGGCGAATCAGAGGAACTCCTCCGGCTCGTTCCACTGATCAAACGCTTCGGGCTGGCCAGCGTGGCGATCACCTCGCATCCGGAATCCACCCTGGCCGGTGCCTGCGATCATGTCCTCGCCTATGTGGTGCCGCGCGAGGCCTGCCCCCTCTCACTCGCCCCCACCGCCAGCACGGTGGCTGCCATGGCGATCGGAGACGCCCTGGCCATGGTCCTGCTCGAAGACCGGGGGTTGACCCGGGATGATTTCGCCCGTTTTCATCCCGCCGGCAATATCGGACGCAATCTCATTCTCCGGGTGACCGATGTCATGCTGACTGGAGACCGCTTTCCGCGCCTTCCCGATGACCGGACGGTCCAGGATGCCATCCTCAGCATGACCAAAGCCAAAGCCGGCTGCATCGCGCTCACCTCGGAAGTGGACGGAACCCTGAACGGGGTTTTCACCGACGGTGATTTCCGGCGATGCGCCGTCCAAGGGGGCGATTTCCTGAACAGGAAGGTCTCGGATTACATGACCCGCAGTCCGGTTACGGTACGCGACGACAGCCTCGTGGTCGATGCGCTCCGCGTTTTTGAGGTCAGGACGATCGACGACCTCATCGTCGTTGACGGCGAAAACCGTCCGGTTGGTCTCATCGACGGACAGGACCTTCCCCGGATGCGTCTGATCTGA
- a CDS encoding ABC transporter ATP-binding protein, which yields MNSILNVESVTKVYRSGGRDLVVLEGIDFAVEAGSSCAIVGPSGSGKTTLLGICAGLDDPSAGAVLLDGVSLGGLNEDGRAALRNRSVGFVFQSFHLIPTLTALENVMVPLELRGEGGAAGRARALLGEVGLGDRCGHFPVQLSGGEQQRVALARAFINRPRILFADEPTGNLDGETAERVTELLFRLNAEAGTTLILVTHDFELAGRTDRTIRLRNGRMEGPPAG from the coding sequence ATGAATTCCATACTGAATGTCGAGTCGGTGACCAAAGTTTACCGTTCAGGCGGGCGGGACCTGGTCGTGCTGGAGGGGATCGATTTTGCCGTGGAGGCCGGTTCCTCCTGTGCCATCGTGGGTCCGTCCGGCAGCGGGAAGACCACCCTTCTGGGCATCTGTGCCGGGTTGGATGATCCCAGCGCCGGCGCGGTTTTGCTGGACGGTGTCTCCCTGGGCGGACTGAACGAGGATGGCCGGGCCGCCCTGCGCAACCGATCTGTTGGTTTCGTTTTTCAGAGCTTTCATCTCATCCCCACCTTGACTGCGCTGGAAAACGTGATGGTGCCTTTGGAACTCCGCGGTGAAGGTGGCGCGGCTGGTCGTGCCCGTGCCCTCCTGGGCGAAGTGGGACTGGGCGACCGCTGCGGTCACTTCCCGGTTCAATTGTCGGGCGGTGAGCAGCAACGGGTGGCTCTGGCGCGCGCCTTCATCAACCGCCCCCGCATCCTCTTTGCCGATGAACCGACCGGCAATCTTGATGGGGAAACGGCCGAGCGGGTGACGGAATTGCTCTTTCGTCTCAATGCGGAAGCCGGGACGACCCTGATCCTTGTCACCCACGATTTTGAGCTGGCCGGTCGGACCGACCGGACGATCCGGCTGCGCAACGGGCGGATGGAGGGTCCGCCGGCGGGATGA
- a CDS encoding CPBP family intramembrane glutamic endopeptidase yields the protein MAPENPLLLVGLCLLVLWLGRLWVEDWRLACAGRPNPKPFPGATPVAWPVVAVAVLGAFILLAVETWGEVALGVAGEQSTVTWLFGLYTLAAAFGEELVFRGYLVVTRRGRVALWASIVGFSLVFALLHPFLWTWSEDGLALHLDRKGFFSSGVVFAGSLWFYAVRFLGSNPERSLIPSIAAHLAKNLGVLVIKFQQGFVDGWW from the coding sequence ATGGCTCCTGAGAATCCATTGCTTCTTGTCGGGTTGTGCCTGCTGGTGCTCTGGCTGGGGCGCCTCTGGGTGGAGGATTGGCGACTTGCCTGTGCCGGTCGGCCCAATCCGAAACCTTTCCCCGGGGCGACGCCGGTTGCCTGGCCGGTGGTGGCGGTGGCGGTGCTGGGTGCCTTCATTCTCCTCGCGGTGGAGACCTGGGGCGAAGTGGCTCTCGGGGTGGCGGGTGAGCAGTCGACGGTCACCTGGCTCTTCGGGCTCTACACCCTGGCGGCCGCATTCGGTGAGGAATTGGTCTTTCGGGGATATCTGGTGGTGACCCGTCGGGGTCGGGTGGCGCTTTGGGCGAGTATCGTCGGTTTCTCACTGGTCTTCGCCCTGCTTCATCCCTTCCTCTGGACATGGTCGGAGGATGGACTGGCGTTGCATCTGGATCGGAAGGGTTTCTTCAGTAGCGGGGTGGTTTTTGCGGGCTCGCTCTGGTTTTACGCGGTGCGCTTCCTCGGGTCGAACCCCGAGCGTTCGCTCATCCCCTCGATTGCGGCGCATCTGGCCAAGAACCTCGGGGTGCTTGTCATCAAGTTCCAGCAGGGTTTTGTGGACGGCTGGTGGTAG
- a CDS encoding LysM peptidoglycan-binding domain-containing protein has protein sequence MRFVRESPTAWVFLVMLLLLAGCRDRSGLEITSETDEPHYRRGIQMLRSGQNQVALEAFLKVIEKRNGDAPESHLEVGQIYLNHIQDPIAAIYHFRKYLELRPNSPQSPMVRELIDTSKKQFARQLPGQPLDDYYQHADLLDLVERLQLENKQMKAQLAAIQAEPLPSAEPPRTTTGPALRSGTTRAAEPVRAAPTTPTRAGGTRHVVARGDTLYSISKRYYGSGNRWREIYTANRSIMSSETDLKVGSELIIP, from the coding sequence ATGCGATTTGTTCGAGAGAGCCCCACGGCGTGGGTGTTTCTGGTAATGCTCCTGCTGCTGGCGGGATGTCGCGACCGCAGTGGATTGGAAATCACTTCTGAAACGGATGAACCGCATTATCGCCGGGGAATCCAGATGTTGCGCTCGGGCCAGAACCAGGTGGCACTGGAGGCGTTCCTCAAGGTGATTGAGAAGCGAAACGGGGATGCGCCCGAGTCCCATCTGGAGGTCGGCCAGATCTACCTGAATCATATTCAAGACCCGATCGCCGCCATCTATCATTTTCGCAAGTACCTCGAATTGAGGCCGAACAGCCCGCAATCCCCGATGGTCCGGGAGTTGATCGACACCTCGAAGAAACAGTTTGCCCGTCAGCTTCCGGGCCAACCACTCGATGACTATTACCAGCACGCCGATCTCCTGGACCTCGTCGAGAGGCTTCAACTCGAGAACAAGCAGATGAAGGCGCAACTGGCGGCCATTCAGGCGGAACCGTTGCCATCGGCCGAGCCCCCGCGGACCACGACGGGCCCGGCCCTGCGATCCGGGACAACCCGTGCGGCCGAACCGGTCCGGGCGGCCCCGACAACTCCAACCCGCGCGGGCGGGACGCGTCACGTGGTGGCCCGGGGCGACACCCTCTATTCAATTTCCAAGCGTTATTATGGAAGTGGAAACCGCTGGCGTGAGATCTACACCGCAAACCGTTCGATCATGTCGTCAGAGACGGATCTCAAGGTGGGGTCGGAACTGATCATACCCTGA
- a CDS encoding sigma-70 family RNA polymerase sigma factor, whose protein sequence is MSIAKTLDRTINVSPERAQEASSDLSIVLRVQGGDVAAFDSLILKYRERIFSVIYNLTGNREDSSDLTQDTFIKAFQSINRFKANSSFFTWLYRIAVNTTLTFLRKNKLRRFLSFEKIQEDGESAEVIDALVSKSHSDRDTLRRELQEKLNEALQRLSFKHRTVVTLFEIDQLSHKEIAEVMGCSEGTVRSRLHYAKQELQSQLQDYLK, encoded by the coding sequence ATGAGCATCGCGAAAACACTCGATCGCACGATCAACGTCTCCCCGGAGCGGGCGCAGGAGGCGAGCAGCGATCTTTCCATCGTTCTCCGGGTGCAGGGTGGCGATGTCGCCGCGTTTGATTCCCTCATTCTGAAATATCGGGAACGCATCTTTTCCGTCATCTACAATCTCACCGGAAATCGTGAGGATTCCTCCGATCTGACCCAGGATACCTTCATCAAGGCTTTCCAGTCGATCAACCGGTTTAAAGCCAACTCCAGCTTTTTCACCTGGCTTTACCGGATCGCGGTCAACACCACACTTACTTTCCTCAGGAAGAACAAGTTACGCCGTTTTCTCAGCTTCGAGAAGATTCAGGAAGACGGCGAAAGCGCCGAAGTCATCGACGCATTAGTGTCAAAAAGTCACTCCGATCGCGATACTTTGCGCAGGGAACTGCAGGAAAAATTGAACGAAGCACTGCAGCGTTTGTCTTTCAAGCATAGGACCGTCGTTACTTTGTTTGAAATCGATCAACTCAGCCACAAGGAAATCGCCGAGGTCATGGGCTGTTCCGAGGGGACGGTCCGGTCCCGGCTGCACTATGCCAAACAGGAATTACAGTCCCAACTGCAGGATTATCTGAAATAG
- a CDS encoding secretin N-terminal domain-containing protein: MTQKSQETLSVDFPDEEIRVILRNIADLFELNLVVPDTLQGRSSLKLREVTWKQIFDVILSPVGFTYVEDGNIIQIVSQESLQVEPPVTEIFILSYARASEVGPTVTSMIDPASGGRIQIDNRSNALVITERPSQMSRIRPVIDTLDKATDQVMIETKFVEVSDKDLKNLGVNWASLDAYQVGVEGGLGDDGFHSFDRQNVNDVVTKTSLFSSVFSADKFSVILSALENNQNATLVSNPTVVTMNNTEAFISIGEQYPIPNYTYNQERGTFEVSGFEYKDIGILMRVTPQVNNEGLINLKIDPEVSSTNGSTSFGGAGGAEIPIIAVRKTTTNVALKDGYTMGLGGLIESLSQDKESKVPVLGDIPGLGRLFRSDTKDNSSRNLVIFITARILPPEGSTYKDVFDPRQIRDMGLTPEDIPGYKSNVDPFAQASVTSGGK, from the coding sequence GTGACTCAGAAGAGCCAGGAAACGCTCTCGGTGGATTTCCCCGATGAGGAAATCCGGGTGATCCTGCGCAATATCGCGGATCTCTTCGAACTCAATCTGGTCGTCCCGGACACCCTGCAGGGCCGTTCGTCGCTCAAGCTGCGCGAGGTGACCTGGAAGCAGATCTTCGATGTCATCCTCTCCCCGGTAGGGTTCACCTACGTGGAGGACGGGAACATCATCCAGATCGTTTCCCAGGAGTCGCTCCAGGTGGAGCCGCCGGTCACGGAAATTTTCATTCTGAGCTATGCCCGTGCCTCCGAGGTCGGCCCGACCGTCACCTCGATGATCGACCCGGCTTCCGGTGGTCGCATCCAGATTGACAATCGCAGCAATGCCCTCGTCATCACGGAGCGCCCCTCCCAGATGAGCCGGATCCGTCCGGTCATTGACACGCTCGACAAGGCGACCGACCAGGTCATGATCGAGACCAAGTTCGTCGAGGTCTCCGACAAGGACCTGAAGAACCTCGGTGTCAACTGGGCGTCGCTCGATGCCTACCAGGTCGGGGTCGAGGGTGGTCTCGGCGATGACGGATTCCATTCCTTCGACCGCCAGAACGTCAACGATGTGGTCACCAAGACCAGCCTCTTTTCGTCGGTCTTCTCGGCGGACAAGTTCTCGGTCATCCTGAGCGCCCTGGAAAACAATCAGAATGCCACCCTCGTCTCCAACCCGACGGTGGTGACGATGAACAACACGGAGGCCTTCATATCGATCGGCGAACAGTATCCGATCCCCAATTACACCTATAATCAGGAGCGCGGAACCTTTGAGGTCAGCGGTTTTGAATACAAGGACATCGGCATCCTCATGCGGGTGACGCCGCAGGTGAACAACGAGGGCCTGATCAATCTGAAGATCGATCCGGAAGTCAGCAGCACGAACGGCAGCACCAGCTTCGGCGGCGCCGGTGGTGCGGAAATCCCGATCATCGCGGTCCGCAAGACGACGACCAATGTCGCCCTCAAGGACGGCTACACCATGGGTCTGGGCGGCCTGATTGAGAGCCTGTCCCAGGACAAGGAATCCAAGGTGCCCGTCCTCGGGGACATCCCCGGCCTCGGTCGCCTCTTCCGCTCGGACACCAAGGACAATTCGTCCCGCAACCTGGTCATCTTCATCACGGCGCGGATTCTGCCGCCCGAAGGCTCGACCTATAAGGATGTCTTTGATCCCCGTCAGATCCGTGACATGGGGCTCACTCCGGAAGATATCCCCGGCTACAAGAGCAACGTTGATCCCTTCGCCCAGGCTTCGGTCACGAGCGGAGGAAAGTAG
- a CDS encoding cobalamin-independent methionine synthase II family protein, giving the protein MKKKNLRLPSKNRILTTTVGSYPVPEWLSALPSEQAVIDATRVVFDTQRQTGVDLPTDGELYRFDTNHPDTNGMIEYFIRPMEGVMSEVGRSHTEEFTRKQSMGFRRKPAGVVTGPLEGGSLNLLADCQRAADVAGGPFKFTVTSPYMLSRTLLDRHYGDFEALTMAIADVLAEQVRGLPCDCLQVDEANIPGNPSDGPLAAAAMNRVLDAFDGERAVHFCFGNYGGQTIQGGTWKALTAFLNSLHTNHLVLELAHRPKSDLNALKDIDAGIALGIGVIDIKVNHIETADEIAAAIEAAEKKAGEGRIRWVHPDCGFWMLKRSIADRKLEALTRGRDLYLGR; this is encoded by the coding sequence ATGAAGAAGAAAAACCTCCGCCTTCCCTCCAAGAACCGAATCCTGACCACAACGGTCGGATCCTATCCTGTCCCGGAGTGGCTTTCCGCTCTTCCCAGCGAGCAGGCCGTGATCGATGCGACCCGAGTGGTCTTCGACACGCAGCGACAGACCGGCGTCGATCTGCCGACTGACGGCGAACTCTATCGATTCGATACCAACCATCCCGACACCAATGGGATGATCGAGTACTTCATCCGACCGATGGAAGGCGTCATGTCCGAGGTCGGTCGCAGCCATACCGAGGAATTCACCAGGAAGCAGTCGATGGGATTTCGCCGGAAGCCCGCGGGCGTGGTCACGGGACCGCTCGAAGGCGGCAGCCTCAACCTTCTGGCCGATTGCCAGAGAGCCGCCGATGTGGCCGGAGGGCCCTTCAAGTTCACTGTGACGAGCCCCTACATGCTCTCCCGAACCCTGCTCGACCGCCACTACGGGGACTTCGAGGCCCTGACCATGGCAATCGCCGATGTCCTGGCCGAACAGGTCCGCGGCCTGCCCTGTGACTGTCTTCAGGTGGACGAGGCCAACATCCCGGGCAATCCATCCGACGGACCCCTCGCGGCCGCCGCCATGAACCGGGTTCTCGATGCGTTCGATGGCGAGCGTGCGGTTCACTTCTGCTTCGGCAACTACGGAGGGCAGACCATTCAGGGAGGCACCTGGAAAGCACTGACCGCCTTCCTGAACAGCCTCCACACCAACCACCTCGTCCTTGAGCTGGCCCACCGGCCGAAAAGCGACCTGAACGCGCTCAAGGATATCGATGCCGGGATCGCGCTCGGGATCGGGGTGATCGACATCAAGGTCAACCACATCGAAACAGCCGACGAAATCGCCGCCGCCATCGAGGCCGCCGAAAAGAAGGCCGGAGAGGGGCGGATCCGCTGGGTCCATCCGGATTGCGGATTCTGGATGTTGAAGCGTTCCATCGCCGACCGGAAACTCGAAGCCCTCACCCGGGGCCGCGATCTTTACCTCGGACGCTGA
- a CDS encoding PDZ domain-containing protein, with the protein MAERSAWRRWTILTAAASAACAAGLLEAAPSGDVLDLQVRLTELYQEHSNAIVRVKVATEDLDENGKPRISLLVFSGFFVSPEGLVLTNSTATTQANRIWVEKNGLSYLAESIGNDPRTNVGLLQVLKLPRSFSHIPLETTTESPEIGSLVMAITSPLDFNPTPSIGLVTGSESSFSNFVFPFTYLRVGIPGGPAEGGSPILNLEGQLVGISVASVPEVRSSYVVPTRALVRLHEQLKTAGTVRYGALPIEFSERPDRLNVAKEIYVSQVNPESSAGKAGLKEGDVLRSINEEPLTSLSMLRDAIFFSEIGSFLRLEINREDKTLGFALPIEPLSEISRPSTTTNPATPDAAASSPRD; encoded by the coding sequence ATGGCGGAGAGATCGGCATGGCGCCGGTGGACGATTTTGACGGCAGCGGCCAGTGCCGCGTGTGCCGCCGGACTGCTTGAGGCCGCCCCATCCGGCGACGTCCTTGACCTTCAGGTCCGCCTGACCGAGCTCTATCAGGAGCATTCCAATGCTATCGTCAGGGTCAAAGTCGCGACCGAGGATCTCGATGAGAACGGCAAACCACGTATCTCGCTTCTGGTCTTTTCCGGTTTCTTCGTCAGCCCCGAAGGTCTGGTTCTGACCAATTCAACCGCGACCACCCAGGCAAACCGGATCTGGGTTGAGAAGAACGGGCTCTCCTACCTGGCGGAGTCCATCGGCAATGATCCCAGGACCAATGTGGGGCTCCTCCAGGTTCTCAAACTGCCGAGATCCTTCTCCCATATCCCTCTCGAGACCACAACTGAGTCTCCGGAGATCGGCTCACTCGTCATGGCCATCACCAGCCCCCTGGACTTCAACCCAACCCCTTCGATCGGCCTGGTCACCGGCTCCGAGAGTTCCTTCTCCAACTTCGTCTTCCCATTCACCTATTTGCGGGTGGGCATTCCCGGGGGGCCGGCCGAGGGCGGCTCTCCCATTCTCAACCTTGAAGGGCAACTCGTGGGAATTTCCGTCGCTTCCGTCCCGGAGGTGCGGTCCTCCTACGTCGTTCCAACCCGCGCCCTGGTCCGACTCCACGAGCAACTCAAGACCGCGGGGACAGTGCGTTACGGGGCCCTTCCCATTGAGTTCTCCGAAAGACCGGACCGTCTCAATGTGGCCAAGGAGATCTACGTTTCCCAGGTGAACCCGGAGAGTTCGGCCGGTAAGGCCGGGCTCAAGGAAGGTGATGTCCTGCGCTCCATCAACGAAGAGCCGCTCACATCGCTCAGCATGCTGCGCGATGCCATCTTCTTCTCCGAAATCGGATCGTTCCTCCGACTCGAGATCAATCGGGAGGACAAGACGCTCGGGTTCGCCCTGCCGATCGAACCGCTGTCCGAGATCTCCCGCCCCTCGACAACCACCAATCCGGCGACTCCGGACGCCGCCGCCTCCTCCCCGCGCGACTGA
- a CDS encoding arylesterase, with translation MTIHHPLFFIIINAVLVIVPNLRADEAAPAILFFGDSLTAGYGVDPDQAYPALIEARLHAAGYPHRVVNGGLSGETTAAGLRRIDWFLRRPIDVFVLALGGNDGLRGIPIDESRRNLEGILRKVHERYPKARLILAGMESPPNMGATFTAAFREIFPEIARESGVALIPFLLEGVGGEPELNLPDGIHPNPDGHAIVADNVWPVLIGSLGNAPGTTEKP, from the coding sequence ATGACGATCCACCATCCCCTATTCTTCATCATTATCAACGCCGTCCTCGTCATTGTCCCCAACCTGAGGGCAGACGAGGCGGCTCCCGCCATCCTCTTTTTCGGCGACAGCCTGACCGCCGGCTACGGCGTGGATCCCGACCAGGCCTATCCGGCGCTGATTGAGGCGCGGCTCCATGCAGCCGGATATCCACACCGGGTCGTCAACGGCGGATTGAGCGGGGAGACCACTGCCGCCGGTCTGCGGCGGATTGACTGGTTCCTCCGCCGGCCGATCGATGTCTTTGTCCTCGCGCTCGGCGGCAACGACGGCCTCCGGGGCATCCCGATAGACGAAAGCCGCCGCAACCTTGAAGGGATTCTCCGGAAGGTCCACGAACGCTACCCGAAGGCCCGCCTTATTCTGGCCGGGATGGAGTCACCACCCAATATGGGAGCAACCTTCACCGCCGCCTTTCGGGAGATCTTTCCCGAAATCGCCCGCGAATCAGGTGTCGCACTCATTCCCTTCCTGCTGGAAGGCGTGGGGGGAGAGCCCGAACTGAATCTGCCGGACGGCATCCACCCCAATCCCGACGGACATGCGATCGTCGCAGACAATGTCTGGCCGGTGCTCATCGGCTCGCTTGGAAACGCACCCGGGACGACGGAAAAACCGTGA